The genomic interval CTTTTCCATTTCGGATTCATCCCCATAATGCGGGATCGAGTGAAAATCAAGATTTATATAGTCGCTACTATAAAAGTCCGGATACTTTTTCCTGAAAAGCGAAACAACTTTGCTTTGCAAATTCATCAACTGAGTTTCAGAGCAACGGCATGAATAGGTGTTCATGTATGTAGGCTTCGGAAGAACGTTTAATCCGGCAAAAACTCCAAAGCCAGGTTCCTGGTCATAAGCACAAATATGGGTCAGCCTCCTCTCGCCTATTAATTTCAGCAGTAACATGGAAAGACAGGCTTGCGTCGATCCAATATCGCTTGATTCAGGCAACTTACATTCCTGCAACAAATCAAGGATACCGGATTCTATGATATAAGGGATAAAAAAGAAAACCCCGGCCGTGGGGCAATCCACATTAAGATATTCGAGTATCTCAAAATCCAGGTGTTCCGAACGTTCCGGTATGATTTTGTTTTTAAGAGTTTTTCCAAGTTCATTATTCGTTCTGCGTTTTAGTTTGCCGAACCCTGCGGTTTTCAGAATACGTTCTACTGTGATTGCAGATATATTGATCTCCTCTTCCGCAAGGCGGCTATGGATGTCGGTTGTCGATAGTCCCTGTTTCCTGTATTTGATAATTTTATCCTGAACATCACAAGTAGTCCTTTTCTTTTTAGGGCCCTTTCGCACGATAGGGAAAAGTTCTATTTTCCCTGCATTAACGTCTCTCATTAAAGAATAAACCGTGCCTGGCTTGTAACCAAATTTTGTTGCTACAGTCTCAACTGCCTGTTTGTCAATTACAATGGCCCTTACTGCTTCATATTGTTTTTGTCTTTGTGAAACAGGATTATTGAAATATGAAACTAGATTAAGTTTGCCATGTATTAGGGTGTTATTATGATGATTATGCATTTGTAATATTCTTGCTGAATACTGATAATACCGTCAAATACCTTCTATTTGAGAGGTATTTGCGCTTGCTAATTGGTTAATATTCAGAATTGTAGCACACTTATAATCATCAATCAAGCATTTTGTTCATCATATTATCACCCTAAAATCCCAAAATTTGCTGAAATTCCCGAATAATGCAAAAATGCCCTGATTTAAAAATGTAATTTGTTACTACTAACAGGCAAGTAATGAAATACAAGGCATAGACTATTTTGTAATATAAGTTTACAAGGTAAGGGCAAAATAAATTCATCGCTCTGCAGCCTTCAAACACAGACGACTTTAAGGGGTGTATTATGATGGTTTATGTGTGTGTGAAAATCGGTGTTAAATCAGTTCAGTTTCAAGATGCTTTAAAATTTCAATCTCCCCTTCAAGTTCAATAAACTGCATGTCGTTGGTCTCTGTATGTTCAACATCTCACTTCATTAACTTACCAGTATCAACTCCGAGCGTTTTTGTGAGAGAGTTAATCTTCTCCTTACTCTTCCTGATGGTATCCATAATGATTTTCTCTTCCCTCTCCACTGCGTTTTTTAAAAGAGGAGCCACAGTCTCCGGAGAGTCGCTTTTTAAGGTTATTGTCTTCATGTTGGCACATAAGTTACTGGGAACAAATTTATGCCCTTGAAAGCTCGTATTTTACGTGTAAAAGCCTGTCCAGCATTACATGGTGTGACGCATCGAGGATTTCAATACCTACAATGCATCTATCATTGGCACAAATCTCTTGGAACGTAACCTACCAAAAAGGCTGAAAGCTAAAATGCTCGTCATTGCCTATCTATATAAGTTCTAATCGTTGTGTATTACCCATCAACAATCTCCCAATGCCCGCCTTTATCGGGACCGATGCGTTTGAGAATCCCCTTTTTTCTAAGTCTGGTTATATGATATTTTATTCCATCATCAGTTATTCCAATAAGTTCAGCCAGTTCTTTTTGAGTGATATCTGATTTCTTAGCGATAGCTTCTATAATTTTCTGGGTAGTTTTCTGGGTAATATCTTTCCCCGCTTTAAGAGAATACCTTGAATCACGGTAAAAAATGACCCGAAAGAACGCATCCATTTCAAACACAGGTTCTTTCAGTCCGGCCTCGCGCATAAGCTCTCTCATACGCTCGATACCAGAACCCATACGCTCAACTTTACCCATGCGATGGAACAGATCGGCAATAATCGGATTTCTTCTTACAGATGGCTTGCCGAAATCCCGCTTTGTAATTCCATCAGGCAATCCGCCGGGGTTTTCTATTTCCACGCGATCATCAAATATTCTTACATAAATACTTGTTCCGTTAATCGTATAATTCCTGTGGACTATAGCATTAACAACTGCCTCCCTTAAGGCGTCTAAAGGAATCTCATAAATGTCAAAGCGGTCAAAACCCCGAATTTCACTGCGAACGTTTAAATGTTTCTTTAAAAATGCAACGGCTCCATTAAACTGGGTTAAGAGGTCGTCTTTCACATCATTTCTGTCATAAATATTCGTTTTATCCGTTCCCTTAAAAGATGCAAAGATGCTTTCTGCGAGGGATGAACTTTTCAACTTTGGAAGAAAACATTAAAGCCCCTGTATTGTTGATTTTGTCTTTCCTGTAAATGCTCAGACTTGTGAGAAAGGAGGCAAGATTTGCCTTGCTGACCTTGTAAGACATATTTGCTTCACGCAAAAATGATTTAACTTTCATAAGCGAAATATCCTTAAGGCTTAAATCTCTGCAAGGGATATCCTCAAAGGAGATATTATCGGTTTCACGAAAAAGAGACCGCACCTCCCGATGAGTCATCTTCTGTGTCACTGCGTCAAGCCGTCTGTAATAACCGGAAGATGAACCATAAGGCTTTTCATCTCCCTCGGCAACCTCAACAACAACGATATTTCCCTCTTGATGGATTTTCTTAATGTGAATTGACGGATCACAGTTCCTGGCAATAGCATTTATTTCTGCTTTCATTTTATTGGTCAGTTTCTCACCAACAACCTTTCCTCTATCATCAATACCGAGAAGCAATAAACCGCCTTTTGAATTGGCAAAGGCGACAATATCACGGTCAATCTTTGGCGTGTATCTCTCCTTAAACTCAACCGTTAAGCCTTCGCCTTCTTTAATCAGAATGTTTATCTTGTCAGCATCTGTCATTGGATATCTCCCCATCTTCAGCAGTTCAACCAATAAAAACAGTCTTTAACCCTTTATCGTTGGTAAATTCTGCCTGTCTTTTATCAGAGGTAATAAATGTCAGCGCTATTCCTGTTGATTCCTGAAATAGCAGCGCCGAGGCTATGTGGATAGCATCAAGGGTTCGCGCACTTGAATGCAATAGAATTTCCTCAGTCCTCCTTAATACATCGTCTGTAAGTCTGACTATTTCAAGATACGGCAAGTCTTTTTTCACGCGGTTCACTAACCTGTCAAAGGTCTTATCATCTATCTCTTTCCCTTGCCTTCGCCTTGAGAAGGCTGAAAAACACTCGCTCGTAAGAATGGCGGATGCAAGGAGTCTGTTTTCTTTGACCAGTTTCCTTACCTTGTCCGACCCCTCTTCCTTCAGGAATATCTTCAGATATGCGCTTGTATCAATATATATCCAGGGCGGGTTCATTTAAAACCTCTCTTCCCTTCCCTCTATGATGGTTTCGGATAAAGGCTTTCCTGTAATCGCAATAGTCCTGCCAAGCGGCAACTTCCCTTTAACAGCCCTTCGCAATATTCCCCGATCTTCCAAACTTTTGATCTTATCGTCCGGCGTCCCCTCTTTCATGATCGGCTTGATAACGGCAACAGGGTTTCCCCTCTCCGTTATAACAACCTCCTGCCCTTCTCTGACTAACTTCAGATATTTTGAAAAGTGCATATTTGCTTCCCTTAATCCAACTTGCAGCATATCAGTCCTCCTTTTGTAGTTATGTTACTACAATTTATCTGTTTATACCTTCTGTGTCAATTTGTTTTTAAAGACCTTCAGGGCATTTCATTTATAGCGGTGTGCGCCACAACTATCATAATCTATTTACGATTATATAACTTTCCATCTGATAGTAAACAGTTCTGTTTGTTCAATCTTCTGCTTCAACCCCGCCTCAATTTCTTCAATTAATTGGTTTTTTTTATTATCCACGTCATCCTGTGTCTGATACAAATTTAAACGCATGGTGTTTCGTTTCTTTTCCATTTCCTTTATCTGCCTATGTGCCATTACGCTACATAACAAAATTTGGTCTTCAGTTTCAAACGAATGAATTGTTAAGTTAATTACAGATAACCAGCCGGGAGCATTCCCGTTTTTTTGTAACCGTTAATGATGGGGTCAGGACGAAACAACCCAGACAGGGTTTGTAACCTAGTCAGTGTTGTTTTTTCCTGACCTCATGAACGGTTACCAGGTTTGTAACCCGGCAGGAATCACGGCTGGATAACGAAAAATTATTGACACTGTGGGATGTTATGAATTATATTTTGCATTAGTAAAAATATTTTTAATATTTCATTCTGCAAAATCTCTGATGACAAAAATACAAACAGCCAAACTTCTTTTAATTTTAGTATCCATTGCATTCTGTTTATCGAATGCCACTATGGGCAAGATTATCACACACGAACATGAACTTCATTTTGAACACGGTACTGTTCATGTTCATCATACCACCGGAGATCATGGCCCAGGAGAAACTGACCATAAAGACGCAAAGGATATTTTGTCTTTCGATTATTTACCTGCAAACCATTCCAATTCCGCCAAGACGATTCACGCCATTAAACCATGTTTGTTTTCTCGTTTTTCACTTCAACCAGATGACCTATTTATCTGCATTTCTTCAAAGAATTTCCATTTCTTATCTTTCCGCCAATCTTCTTCCTCCAATAAAATATACCAACTCAATTCTGCTTATCTTATCTAAACAATTCGTATTACCACATTTCCCTTTGTTCGCAAATTTGTTTTCTTTCGGAAAATAGCGTCATTTTCATCGACTTTATTTTTCTATAAGGAAGCATCATCGACAAACAGGTCGCTCCTATGGAGCTTTGATTGATTTAATCAATTTCCGTTATTACAAACAGTTCGTCCCTACGGGACTTTTACAAACAAATTATCCTTTTAGCTCCATCAGGAGCATACTGTTTGTAGTAGATAGAGATTATATTCCATACAGTTGGTTAGCTCCGTAGGAGCGGCCTGTTTATTCTCTTATTGTTCATGCTTTGTCTTTCACCCGGTCAACATAAAAAGGTCTCATGCCATAAATAGGAGTAATAAAATGAATTTTCTTAAAATTTTAAGTATTGCAATTCATCTGTTTATCGTTACGCATTTTGCAATATCTTTCAATACCACTTTAGTGATTGCTTCTGATTTGGAATTCAAACAGAAAGAAAAACATCTAACCATTGAAGACGCTGTAAATATTGCAATCAATAATAACCCCATCATTATGTCAAAGAAACATACCGTAGGTGCTGCCCAAGGAAAGATAAAACAGGCTCAATTAATGCCAAATCCGGAGATTACGCTGTTAACAGAAGAGATACCCACAGAAGAAATAGGGTTAAATCAAAGCCAAAATATGGTTTCATTATCGCAAAAATTAGAGATTGGCGGCAAAAGAGGACTAAGAACAGATGTGGCAAAAAAGGAAAAAAATATCCTAAGCTTTGATGTACAAACTACCATCTGGAATATTACAGCACAGACGAAAAAGGCATTCTTTGATCTTCTCACAGCGCAAGACGAATTAAACCTTGCAAAAAAGACCGTTGAAATAGCAATGAGCTTGAAAAACCTGTCAGACAAAAAGTTTAAAGTTGGTGATATATCAAAGTTGGGAGTTCTTAAGGCGGAAGTTGAATTATCCAACGCAAAAACAACTGTAGTCGAAGCTGAAAGGAATATGTTTAATGCAACTAAGAGATTGCAAACTGTTATGGGGACAACAGGGGCTCCTTTACAAAAGCTTGTTCCTATTCCTGTTACCGATGCGCCGCTTCTCAAATTGGAAAAACTAGAGGAGTTATCATTAAAAAATTATCCTGAGTTACAAGCGCAAAAAAGTATTGTCAACCTTTCGTTATTAAAGGTTAAAGAGGCAAAAAGAAAAATGATCCCGGATATTGATGTATCTATAGGATATAAGCGTCTTTCAGCAACAGATGACGATACAATCCAGGCTGGAATAAGCCTTCCTTTACCTTTTTTCAATAGAAACCAGGGCAATATTATCGAGGCAAAAGAATTGTCACACAAGTCAAAAGATGATGAGGCCGCCGCTAGAAACAAATTATTACTTCAATTGGACAATGCTTATTCTATGTACGCTTCAACTCGTGAACTGGTTCGTTCTTTTATTGACACGATAGTCCCACAGGCTGAAGAATCTTTGAAGATGTCAAAACAGGGATATGAACATGGTGAGTTTGATTTCCTTGAAGTATTAGATGCCCAACGAACATTGGTGACCGCAAATGTTTCATATTTAAAGGCTTTAAACGATCTTTTTACTTCAATAACAGAAATTGAAAGACTTGTCGGAGTTAAGATTTCTGATATTAAATAATTTCATATTTACCACTTAAATTACTGAAAAATTAAAAACCTTTTTTACACAAGGATACTTACATGCTAAGAACGTTCTTTATGAATAAAATAATCATTTCATTCGTCATCGTTGCAGGCTTATTAGCGGGCTGTAATGATGACAATCATAAACACGTTGATGCCGAACACGGTCATTTGCACGGAGACGAAGTACATACAGACGTAGAGCCTGAACCGCTTGCTTACACCCTCTACACAGACAAAATGGAACTGTTTGTAGAGTTTAAACCTTTGATCGTAGGGAAAACCTCAAAGTTTGCTGCACACTTTACCCGATTAGGAGAAAATTTCAAAGCAGTAACAGAAGGTTCCGTAACAGTCCGCCTGATCGGAAACGAGAGGCCATTAACGGATAAAGCCGAAAAACCATCATCTCCGGGCATATTCCGATTGGCTTTGAATCCTGAAAAACCCGGCACATATCAGTTGGTCTTTGACATCCGTACTAAGGAATTTTCCGACAAAATCATGATAGAAAACATCACTGTTTACCCTGACGCAAAAACCGCACTGTTACATCAACAGGAACAAACAATCAACGAAGAAATTGTTTACCTGAAAGAGCAGGCATGGAAGATAGATTTTGCCAATAGGGAAGTAAAAAGACAGCCCTTTACAGAAATAATCAAAACCACAGGACAAATCTTGCCTGCACGGGGAGACGAGATAACTATAACAGCAAAAAGCAGCGGTATCATAACATTCGGAAACAATAAAAAACTGATCGGTTCTGCTGTAAATGTAGGCGAAACATTATTTGTAATTTCAGGAGCCGGTTTAACAGAAGGTAATTTAGACACGAAATACAAAGAAGCAAAAAATAACTATGAAAAAAGTAAAATAGATTTTGAAAGAGCCACAGAGTTGGCGAAAGACAATATCATTTCACAAAAACACTTTCAGGAAACACAACTCCAATACAAAAATGCCCAAACCACTTTTAATACTATTGAAACCAACTACACTGCTGGTGGACACAAAATCAAGTCGCCAATACAAGGGTATATAAAAAATGTGGTGATAAGCGAAGGAGAGCATGTTGGAATCGGGCAACTCATCGCCATCGTTTTCCAAAACCGCAAACTCATTTTAAAAGCCGAAGTGCCTCAAAAGCATTTCTCAAAACTCAACAGTATTTCATCAGCGAATTTCATAACTGCCTATGACAGTAAAATATACCGCACTGACAGCTTAAACGGCAAGCTCGTTTCATATGGAAAAAGTGCCGACAACAACGCTTATTATATTCCGGTAAACTTTGAGATTGACAATAATGGTGAAATCATTCCTGGTTCATTCGTAGAGGTGCTTCTAAAAACCAATGTAATTAGAGATGCTTTAGTAATTCCTTATTCAGCGCTCATAGAGGAACAGGGAAATTACTTTGCATATGTGCAAACATCGGGTGAGGGATTTCAAAAGCGTGAATTAAAAACCGGAGTCAATGATGGTATGAATGTACAGGTATTAGCAGGTATAAAGGAAGGCGAAAGAGTTGTCACTAAAGGAGCCTACCAAATAAAATTAGCAACAATGTCAGGTAAAATGCCTGCTCATGGACACGAACACTGATAAAATTTTGAATTTTAAATTAAGGACAATTTCAATGAAAAAGGACAATATAATACTTGAGAAAACCTTTGATTTTGCTTTAAGCATTATCGAGCTGTATAAAAAAATGACTGAACAAAAGGAATATGTTTTGTCGAAACAAATTCTCCGGAGTGGAACAAGTATTGGTGCAAATATAGAAGAGGCGATTGCAGCACATTCAAGAAAAGATTTTGCAGCTAAAATGATACTTGCATCAAAGGAAGCAAGAGAGACCCGATACTGGTTAAGGTTACTTCAAAAGAGCCAGTTGGTTAAATTAGAATTTACAACTCAATTAAATGACATTGAAACTATAATCAACATTATTACTGCTATTGTAAAAACTACCCAGAGGAAATCTTGAATTATGAATGTTAAATTTTAAACAAAAAATAAACAGTCAGTAAATTTAAAATCTAAAATCTAAAATCCAAAATCCAAAATCCAAAATCTAAAATTTCTACCATGTTAAATAAAATTATACAATACGCCCTAAATAATCGCTTAATGATTATGGCAGCCTCAGCACTGCTTTTAATAGCTGGCATTTATACGGCATCCATAATGGAAGTTGATGTATTTCCTGACCTTACTGCGCCAACGGTAGTAGTGTTAACCGAAGCGCACGGAATGGCTCCGGAAGAAGTCGAAAAATTAGTAACCTTTCAAATTGAAACGTCAGTCAATGGCGCCACCAATGTACGCAGGGTAAGGTCATCATCTGCCGCAGGAATATCAATTGTTTGGATAGAGTTTGAGTGGGGAACAGATATTTTTAAGGCACGACAAATCGTTAGTGAAAAACTGACAATCATTGCAGAAAAGCTACCACTGGGAGTCGGAAACCCTACAATGGCCCCTCAATCATCCATCATGGGTGAAATTATGCTTATCGGTTTATCATCGGAAAATACAACACCAATGGATTTAAGAACCATTGCCGACTGGAATATACGGCCCAGGTTATTGGCGACAGGAGGAGTGTCGCAGGTTATTGTAATTGGCGGAGAATACAAGCAATACCAAATACTTGCCTCTCCTCAAAAAATGAAACATTACAACATTTCTTTAAACGAATTGCTGAGGGCAAGTAAAGAAAGCAATCTTAATGCCTCAGGCGGTTTTATGAACGAATATGGCAACGAATACATCATAAGAGGTGTTGGAAGAACAAACAGCGTGGAAGAAATAGGCAATGCAGTAATCAAGGTTGTTGCTAATGTGCCGGTAAAAATAGAGGATGTTGCAGAGGTTAAAATAGGCGGAGCAATCCCTAAAATCGGGGACGGTTCACTCAAAGCAAGTCCGGCAATTATTATGACCGTAGCAAAACAGCCGGGAACCAACACCCTGGAACTCACAAAAAAAATTGATAATGCTATTACAGA from Candidatus Kuenenia stuttgartiensis carries:
- a CDS encoding transposase, which translates into the protein MHNHHNNTLIHGKLNLVSYFNNPVSQRQKQYEAVRAIVIDKQAVETVATKFGYKPGTVYSLMRDVNAGKIELFPIVRKGPKKKRTTCDVQDKIIKYRKQGLSTTDIHSRLAEEEINISAITVERILKTAGFGKLKRRTNNELGKTLKNKIIPERSEHLDFEILEYLNVDCPTAGVFFFIPYIIESGILDLLQECKLPESSDIGSTQACLSMLLLKLIGERRLTHICAYDQEPGFGVFAGLNVLPKPTYMNTYSCRCSETQLMNLQSKVVSLFRKKYPDFYSSDYINLDFHSIPHYGDESEMEKIWCGSKGKTMKGANTIIASDSKSNAVLYTRADILRREESQEVKKFVSYWKNIKGNVSETLVFDCKFTAYNILDDLENDKVKFITLRKRYAGLVKETLVLPKEVWKKVYIPVPKRKYKNVSVYESEVRLKDCKNIFRQIVVKDHGRENPTFILTNSKELSLQRVLEVYAKRWRIENKIAELVMFFNLNSLSSPIMIRIHFDILWTMIADTLYHRFACDLRRFENNLAPAIFRKFIDMPGRVVYDGGKFFVKIRKRAHTPVLMEVKKLQTPFAVPWLGGKSIEIVWTA
- a CDS encoding ATP-binding protein, whose amino-acid sequence is MKSSSLAESIFASFKGTDKTNIYDRNDVKDDLLTQFNGAVAFLKKHLNVRSEIRGFDRFDIYEIPLDALREAVVNAIVHRNYTINGTSIYVRIFDDRVEIENPGGLPDGITKRDFGKPSVRRNPIIADLFHRMGKVERMGSGIERMRELMREAGLKEPVFEMDAFFRVIFYRDSRYSLKAGKDITQKTTQKIIEAIAKKSDITQKELAELIGITDDGIKYHITRLRKKGILKRIGPDKGGHWEIVDG
- a CDS encoding helix-turn-helix domain-containing protein, with protein sequence MTDADKINILIKEGEGLTVEFKERYTPKIDRDIVAFANSKGGLLLLGIDDRGKVVGEKLTNKMKAEINAIARNCDPSIHIKKIHQEGNIVVVEVAEGDEKPYGSSSGYYRRLDAVTQKMTHREVRSLFRETDNISFEDIPCRDLSLKDISLMKVKSFLREANMSYKVSKANLASFLTSLSIYRKDKINNTGALMFSSKVEKFIPRRKHLCIF
- a CDS encoding type II toxin-antitoxin system VapC family toxin produces the protein MNPPWIYIDTSAYLKIFLKEEGSDKVRKLVKENRLLASAILTSECFSAFSRRRQGKEIDDKTFDRLVNRVKKDLPYLEIVRLTDDVLRRTEEILLHSSARTLDAIHIASALLFQESTGIALTFITSDKRQAEFTNDKGLKTVFIG
- a CDS encoding type II toxin-antitoxin system Phd/YefM family antitoxin, yielding MLQVGLREANMHFSKYLKLVREGQEVVITERGNPVAVIKPIMKEGTPDDKIKSLEDRGILRRAVKGKLPLGRTIAITGKPLSETIIEGREERF
- a CDS encoding TolC family protein, producing the protein MNFLKILSIAIHLFIVTHFAISFNTTLVIASDLEFKQKEKHLTIEDAVNIAINNNPIIMSKKHTVGAAQGKIKQAQLMPNPEITLLTEEIPTEEIGLNQSQNMVSLSQKLEIGGKRGLRTDVAKKEKNILSFDVQTTIWNITAQTKKAFFDLLTAQDELNLAKKTVEIAMSLKNLSDKKFKVGDISKLGVLKAEVELSNAKTTVVEAERNMFNATKRLQTVMGTTGAPLQKLVPIPVTDAPLLKLEKLEELSLKNYPELQAQKSIVNLSLLKVKEAKRKMIPDIDVSIGYKRLSATDDDTIQAGISLPLPFFNRNQGNIIEAKELSHKSKDDEAAARNKLLLQLDNAYSMYASTRELVRSFIDTIVPQAEESLKMSKQGYEHGEFDFLEVLDAQRTLVTANVSYLKALNDLFTSITEIERLVGVKISDIK
- a CDS encoding efflux RND transporter periplasmic adaptor subunit, encoding MNKIIISFVIVAGLLAGCNDDNHKHVDAEHGHLHGDEVHTDVEPEPLAYTLYTDKMELFVEFKPLIVGKTSKFAAHFTRLGENFKAVTEGSVTVRLIGNERPLTDKAEKPSSPGIFRLALNPEKPGTYQLVFDIRTKEFSDKIMIENITVYPDAKTALLHQQEQTINEEIVYLKEQAWKIDFANREVKRQPFTEIIKTTGQILPARGDEITITAKSSGIITFGNNKKLIGSAVNVGETLFVISGAGLTEGNLDTKYKEAKNNYEKSKIDFERATELAKDNIISQKHFQETQLQYKNAQTTFNTIETNYTAGGHKIKSPIQGYIKNVVISEGEHVGIGQLIAIVFQNRKLILKAEVPQKHFSKLNSISSANFITAYDSKIYRTDSLNGKLVSYGKSADNNAYYIPVNFEIDNNGEIIPGSFVEVLLKTNVIRDALVIPYSALIEEQGNYFAYVQTSGEGFQKRELKTGVNDGMNVQVLAGIKEGERVVTKGAYQIKLATMSGKMPAHGHEH
- a CDS encoding four helix bundle protein, with the translated sequence MKKDNIILEKTFDFALSIIELYKKMTEQKEYVLSKQILRSGTSIGANIEEAIAAHSRKDFAAKMILASKEARETRYWLRLLQKSQLVKLEFTTQLNDIETIINIITAIVKTTQRKS